In Crinalium epipsammum PCC 9333, the genomic window TGGCTTGACTGCCAATTAATAAAATTTCTCCTTCAGCCGAGTTTAAAGGAATTAAATTTTGAGGCAAAGTTAGTGTTTGGGCAAATACACTACCACCCGCAATAGATAAACCCAGGATCAAAGTCTTGATAGAAATGGTAATTGTTTGGATTCGCTCAATTTTCATAAATTTATCCCACTCAGTTATTTATTTTTGACAACAAAAACGACAATATTTACTCTTTGTTGTTGATGCTACTAGGATCAAGTACCAATGCTACTAATGAGCTTTATTAATCCTTGTCGATATATCTGTTGTCCATCAGCATTGAGATGGACACCATCAGTAGTTAAACTTTTTTTCAGTGCTTTCCCTTCAAATAACTCCTGTATACATTCCGCATTTACGGCAACATTTTGACTTTCGGCAATTTGATGAATTAATTGGTTAATTTCTTCAATTCTGGTAATTGTACCTGCTAATAATGGATTGAGACTTGCTGCAACAGTTGAGTAAAAAGTAGGAATTAAAATTACCTGATTAGCACCCATTTCTCTTACTAAAGATATTGCTTGCTGCATATTATTAATAAAAGTATCATCATCAATGTGGTAACAAGCATCGTTTGTACCAATGGCGATAATTGCTTTTTGACATCTAACATGAGCAGCAGCTAATTTGTTTAGTTGTTCAATTAGAGAAACACTACTCATGCCTTTGAGAGCAAAGTTAAAAGTATGTTCACCTAATGTATTGCTGAGAGGAGAAGTAATTGAGTCACCAAATATGCAAGTATTGTATTCCTGAGATTGCGTCAAGCTGACTTGATGGCTAACTTCCCTTATCCACCAAGATTTTGTAATTAAATTGTCTGTGGGTAATGATACACTTGCACAAAAATCAATAAAAGCTTTATTGACTGAGCCTTTTTGATACAGTAATAATATTATTATAAATAATAAAACAATGTTTAATGAAACAGATGCGATTGTCGTATTGTTCATAAGTATGTCAACCTAATTAAACGCATTACCCCACCCCCCGACCCCCTCCCCTTAATAAGGGGAGGGGGAGGTTTGCCTTTGATCTTTTTTAATCGTTAGTGGGTTATATACCATGACTTTTACCAATCACCCAATGACGCTTAAAGAAACGTGCTAGGGCAGATTCTTCTAAGGATAAATAAATTGGTCGTCCGTGTGGACAAGTACGAGGGTTGCGCGTATTTTTCCACTGATCTAATAAGGTCTGCATTTCTTTGAGACTTAAGGGTGTACCATTACGGATGGCACTACGACAGGCGGTTGCTACTTGGGCAGTTTGTAAGTCACCTCCTAAGCTAATTTCCCATAAGGCGTTTTGGCAATCATCTCGTTGCGCTAAAATTTCTGGTGCTGTACGAATTGCCCATATTTGTTCACCAAATGGTTGAACATCAAGATTTAATCGTTGAAGTTGTTCTAGTTGCGCTGGTGTTAGCTGGGTGAGAATTACTGGCGATTTTAAGGGGATAAGTTGCCAGCGATCGCATAATTGCTCGTATAATACTCGCTCATGGGCAATATGTTGTTCTACTAACCATAATCCAGTGGGATGTTCTGCCACTATATAAGTATTGTGAACTTGTGCGATCGCTCTTAGTTCAATCAATCCAATATCATTAACTTTATTTGTGCTTTGCTTCGGTGGTGATTCTTGAATTGAACGCCCGACATTATAACCACCTTGAGCTTCAGAAGCTTTAAGTAATTGTGTCACTCTTTCTGTATGCAGTGTCTCTGGAAGAAGTTCTGGATTTATTCGCAAAACTTGCTCAATTGCTTGCGCTACTTGTTCTTGCCAATAAGTAAGATGGTGTAGGTAAATTTCTGCTTTGGCGGGATGACGGTTCCAGTCTATTTGATGAGGAGAAATATCTAAATGCAGAAAACAAATAGGATAGCGATCGCGTGGTAAAGTACGCTGAAATGCTCCTAATATAGTTTGCTCTAATTGAGGCGATCGCACCATCCGTCTATTGGTAGCTAC contains:
- a CDS encoding SGNH/GDSL hydrolase family protein — encoded protein: MNNTTIASVSLNIVLLFIIILLLYQKGSVNKAFIDFCASVSLPTDNLITKSWWIREVSHQVSLTQSQEYNTCIFGDSITSPLSNTLGEHTFNFALKGMSSVSLIEQLNKLAAAHVRCQKAIIAIGTNDACYHIDDDTFINNMQQAISLVREMGANQVILIPTFYSTVAASLNPLLAGTITRIEEINQLIHQIAESQNVAVNAECIQELFEGKALKKSLTTDGVHLNADGQQIYRQGLIKLISSIGT
- the mutL gene encoding DNA mismatch repair endonuclease MutL; this translates as MALGIQPLPTEVVNLIAAGEVIDSMAAVVRELVENALDARAKRIVVSLYPDQWRVRVADNGSGMVLSDLVQAAVAHSTSKIRQCEDLWKITSLGFRGEALHSIAQLASLEILSRASNSSEGWSVTYNAQGEAVDVSAFAIAPGTVVTVSNLFGSWAARRQGLPPMSQQMRAVQAIIHQIALCHPHVTWNVQQNGREWFSISPGVTARQILPQLLQQVRLSDLQQLTIKVPTPQAVGVQGNEGVGENKPDNTSIYNSSDQNSYVNSSLYIVLGLPDRCHRRRADWVRVATNRRMVRSPQLEQTILGAFQRTLPRDRYPICFLHLDISPHQIDWNRHPAKAEIYLHHLTYWQEQVAQAIEQVLRINPELLPETLHTERVTQLLKASEAQGGYNVGRSIQESPPKQSTNKVNDIGLIELRAIAQVHNTYIVAEHPTGLWLVEQHIAHERVLYEQLCDRWQLIPLKSPVILTQLTPAQLEQLQRLNLDVQPFGEQIWAIRTAPEILAQRDDCQNALWEISLGGDLQTAQVATACRSAIRNGTPLSLKEMQTLLDQWKNTRNPRTCPHGRPIYLSLEESALARFFKRHWVIGKSHGI